The stretch of DNA GCTTCAGCTCATCTTCTGCACAAGATGGGAAATCTTCACAGATCAGCAATTGAGTCTCTGCATGCAGCATGGGTATTTGACGATCTAGGGGATGTGAATAGTTCCATGGGTGCTAGATTGGGTGCAGTAATTTCAATACGAGCACAACTGCAGGAATGTTATGATGAAAATCTAGCTGTGATCTTATTAGATATCTTAAGAAGAGCTGAACAGTTTGACCTCTGTGCAATGATCGCTCAGTCTATAATTGATATGGGCATTACAGATGATTTTGTAAAGTCTATCGTTGAGTACCAGGTATATCTTGCACAGAACAGGGACAGCAGCTGCAAAACTGTAGCAGATGTGGACACTTGGGCAGCTTCTAAGTGAGTGAAAAACCAATAACTAGAATCTAGTTGTGCTGGATGTCTTATGAGGTGCAATCCAACTGCGCTATATACTATCTAAACGTTTTATAACCCACATATACACCTTGACATAGGGCGCCAACAAGAATAATCTTTAATACATCTACTCTCTTACGAATGGTATACTTGAATGGATAATCAAAACATACGAGGCGAGTCTTAACGAAAAAAATATTATTTCCTTGCGAATTAGCGCTAATTGTAGGACTTGTCTGTGCTTCAATAGCTGTCTGTCTTCTTTTAAAAAGCGGGCTTGGAGTTTCAGTCATTTCTTCCGTTGCGCTTTCTTTATACTATTCTGCACCAGCACTATCTTTTGGTACCTGGAATATAATCTTTCAGATAGGAGTGCTTTTGCTTCTAATAATCATATTGAAAAAGGTTAAACTAAGTTACATCGTATCTTTAGGAGTAGGTGTAGTCTTTGGAATTCTCCTTGATGTGGTGAAGCCGATAATCTTCTCTCTGCCAGATGACACCTGGCTTGTGCCAGTCTATGTGATAGCATCAATGCTCATCATATCATTTGGAATCACGTGTTTCATGAAATGCCAGATGCCGCTTATGCCATGTGATATCTTTGTGAGAAATATCGTTCTGGAACGTCATCTTCCGCTGGGTCGGATAAAAACAATATTTGACGTCTCCTGTCTGACATTTGCCATTGCAGTTTCTCTAATCTTTGCAGGTGCGATCAGAGATATTGGTATTGGAACGGTTATAAGTGCAGTTTTCACTGGAACACTGGTAGCGCTCATATCTAAGGCTGTATCCAAAGTCTTTGACTTCAGACCTGTTACTGGAATTGCAAAGCGCAGTTTGAATGGTTCGTTAGATGCTACAACAGATCCTCATGTGAATCCGGAGCAGATTGCAACCGTTCTAAATGTTAAAAATAATGAATAAAGAGATGCACACTCCAGATTACTGGAGTGCAGCAGTCTTATTCTTTTTTAGGTGGGTGATTTCTTATAACGAGCACAGGACATTCTGCAAATCTCACTACTTTTTCAGCAACGCTTCCTAAGAGGAGCTTTGAAACGCCGGTTCTGCCGATAGTACCCATTACAATCAAGTCATAATTCTTTGAAGCTTCGACAATATCATTGGCTGGGGAGCCCATTTTTGAGACTAATTTTACAGTTAAACCCATTTCCTTACCTTTTTCTAAGACGTACTGCAAAGCCTCATCACTGCTTTTCTGCATGTATGCATTTATGTCTGGAAGCCCATAGCCCTGAGAGCTGCTGGTTATACTTCCTAAATCCATGATATTCATAGCTGTAACTTCTGCTCCGAAAGCTTTAGCCAGCTCTAATCCATGCTCTACTGCCTTCTTGGTGTAGTCGCTTCCATCTGTCGCTATCAAAATCTTTTTGTAGAGACTCATGACCTAATAATTCAACCGTAGCATATTTATCTAAAACGTAAGAATCCTACAAAGAGGGAAAGCATTAATGTATATTCTATGGAATGCGTATAACGATAAATATGTCGGAAAAAACGCCTGGGCAGCTTCTAACAGAAAAACTGCTGATGAAACCGGAAAATATCGGGCAGAGATCGGCAGAAGAAATCGAGAAGGCGAACAAATTCTGCGAGGGCTATAAAGAATTCCTGCGCAATAAAACTGAAAGAGAAGTTGTAGATTATACTATAGAACTTCTCAAGCAGAATGGATATACTGAGTTTAAGCGTGGAGTAAAATATTCTCCAGGAGACAAAGTATACAAAACAAACCGCGGAAAAGCGCTGATCATGGTTACTATAGGAAAAAAAGATATTTCCGAAGGTCTGAGAATCGGCGTCAGCCATATTGACAGTCCGAGACTTGATTTTAAACCAAACCCTCTTTTTGAGGATACTGAAATGGCATACTTCAAGACTCACTACTATGGCGGGATTAAGAAGTATCAGTGGTTTGCAATACCATTATCAATACGCGGTACAGTAATTCTCAAAGATGGCACTGCAGTAAAAGTCCGCATAGGTGATGAACCTGAAGATCCCATTTTCTGTGTTACTGATCTTCTCCCGCACCTTGACAAAGCCCAGGTAAAAAAACCTGTAGCCGAAGCATTCTCTGGAGAAGCTCTAAATCTTCTGATCGGCTGCCAGCCTTTTCAGGATGAAGAAGTTTCCGAGAAAGTTAAACTGAATATTGCCAATATTCTCTTTGAGAAATATGGCATAACTGAGAGTGATTTTAATTCTGCAGAGCTGTGTGCAGTGCCTGCTTTTGAACCCAAGGACTTAGGTTTCGACAGAGCAATGATCGGAGCCTATGGACATGATGACCGTGTCTGTTCATACACTGCGCTGATGGCAGAAATAGATACAAAAGCTCCTGAACACACAACTGTAACAGTCTTTGCAGACAAAGAGGAAACAGGCTCTGATGGAAATACTGGTATGAACTCATATTTCCTCAAAGATTTCTTAGAAGATCTAGTCTCATCATATGGAGCAGAAGTACGCCACATTCTTGAGAAGTCGAAGTGCCTGTCTTGTGATGTAAGTGCTGCGGTAGATCCTGCATTTGCCGAGGTTTTTGAACGCCGCAATGCTTCATATATCAATCACGGAGCTGTAGTTGAAAAATATGGCGGGGGCGGCGGAAAATACAATACAAATGATGCCTCAGCAGAGATGATGGGATTCATCAGAACTCTTCTGAATAATGCTGGAATCGCATGGCAGACTGGAGAACTGGGAAGAATTGACATTGGTGGAGGCGGAACAGTTGCCAAGTACGTATCAACACATAATGTAGATACTGTGGACTTGGGAGTTCCTGTTCTGTCAATGCATGCTCCTTTTGAAGTAGTGTCTAAACTTGATGTTTACATGACCTACTTAGCTGTAGCAGAATTCTATAAGTGAGATTCGTCTCACATCTTTTTCTTTTTACTTAAAATAATATCTAAATCTGGATATGCAGTTCTAATAAAAGTATTGTATGCTTGAAATGTCCCAGCATCCATACCCAATAGTTTTTCTGTCATATATTGCACCACTTCTAATGTGCGTTCAATGACCTCAATCCGTGGGTCATTTCTCATATTATACATTGCAGATTGGATCATCATGTTAAGCATGTGTGAAGTTTCAAAAGGATATTTTGTATCAAATGTTCCTTCTTCTATTCCTTGTTTGATGATTTCTTCGAAAGCTGGTACCAGTATCTCATGTGCCAATCTCTCTAACTCAAGGTGTAAACTTTTATTTCTTGAAACTGAAAAATATTTAATTACTATTTCTGATCTTAAACAAACATCTTTTTGTGATTTTAGCAATCCTATGAACCTGTCAGTCGCTGATAAATTTTTCATCTCCAGAACTGCCACAACGGAAGATTCAATTTCGTTCAGCATTCTTTGAGTTAAAATATCGATCAAATCTTCTTTTGAACTAAAATAATAATAAAATAATCCCTTGGCAACACCGACTCTTTTTATTATGTCGTCTACAGATGTATTTTCGAAACCTTTCTCATTAAATAACTCTTCAGCCGCATTTATTAATTCGGCCTTTCTTTCAGCAGACATACATTCTTTTTTAGTCGTTTGATCACCAAGGTTTTGTAAATTCACTATCTATCTTTCTTATTAATGGGTTATGCTGATTGTCGTACCCAGACATTATCTGGGAGTCCTTCATATACTCCATATTCCGAATCTGCCTTCTCTACTGGAGCGCCTATGATTTTTAGGATTTTATCTTTATCAAGCGTCCAGTAAAACACTCTCCAGGGCCTCCCTGTGAATAGTGTTTCTTCTTCATACCTGGAGGAAATTATCTGAAATTCTTCGAGGAAATAGAACATTCCCCTATCCTCAGGCGTTAGGGCGTTGTCGATCATTTCACTGTTGTATCCAAAGTAGTTTAATACTCTTTCTGCTAGCTGCCCAGAGGTTTCTGCATCGATCTTTGATTTTCTCTCAATCGCAATGCGCAGCTCCTCATAAGTAACTGGCTCATACATATTTTTCACCTATGTGTAACAATCCTTCAACTGCTAAATTGACTGACTGTCAGTCAGTAAACATCATTTACCTATATAAAACTAATCAGTGGTGTGTATTCACCTGGCACAAACTATTTCATGCAAATATACATACAAGATAAAGATGTTTTTAACCAGAGACGAAGAACAGATCCTTGCAGGTGAGTTTGGAGAGGGTAAAAAGAAAGCAATGGAGCTGCTGGTGGCTCTGGGTGACATATACAAAGCGGAGAAGCTCATTCCTATAACCTCAGCCCATCTTTCAGGAGTATCATACAAAACAATCGGCGAAGGAGGAATTTCTTTTCTGGAGGAGATGTCTAAAGATTCTAAAGTGTGTGTACCGACAACACTGAATCCTCCGGGGATGGATCGTGAAAAATGGAAAGGAATGGGTATTTCGGAACATTTTGCTGACAGGCAGCACAAAATCATATCCTGCTATGAAAAGCTGGGAGTAACTTCTAATTGCTCCTGCACTCCATATCTGGATATAAACATCCCTAAAATCGGTGAGCATGTTTCATGGGCCGAGTCAAGTGCTCTTTCTTACGTTAATTCTGTAATCGGTGCTAAAACAAACAGGGAAGGGGGCCCCGGTGCACTTGCTGCTGCTATCCTGGGAAAAACACCAGAGTATGGTTTGCATCTAAGCGAGAACCGCAATCCTTCAATCTTGATCGATGTGAAAGCTTCGGATATCAATTATTCTGTTTTAGGGCAGGCTGTAGGGCAGCTAGGTGGAGGCAGAATTCCTTATTTTAAAGGAATTAAACCTACTAATGATCAGCTGAAGACCCTGGCGGCAGCCATGGCAGCTGCAGGCTCTGTAGCATTATTCTATGTAGATGGCGTAACGCCAGTTCCTGCTGACATATCTGAAACTGAAAAGATTTCAATTGATGATAAGGATCTGCAGACTGTACGAGATAAAATGAGCTCCGGCGATGATCCAGAATTGATAGCTCTAGGCTGTCCGCATTTATCTTGTGAAGAGATTCACTCTTTGGCATCTAAGCTGAAAGGAAAAAGTAAAAAGGGAGACACTGAAGTATGGTTCTGCACATCCAGATGTACTGCCGCTAAGTGTAAAAAAGATCTCGATGTTCTTTCTAAATTTGGTAATGTTATATGTGACACATGCATGATTGTAACTCCCATTGAAGAACGGTTTAAATGCACTGCCGTGGACTCTGGAAAGGCTTGTAACTATCTTCCCACACTGTGTTCTCAGAAAGTAGTTTTCCGTGACACTGATGATCTATTGGAGATGATACAATGATCTTGACTGGCAGAAAAATTTCTCAAGGAAAATCTCATGGCAGAATATTGCTTTGTCCCAATCCAGTAAGCTTTTTGGGAGGCGTGAATCCTGCAGATGGAAAGGTAGCGGATGCATCAACTAATGGTCAGTCCGCTAAAGATCGTGTATTTGCATTTCCCCGCGGTAAAGGAAGCACAGTCGGATCTTACGTAATCTATGATATGAAAGAGCATGGGACTCTTCCAGCTGCAATTATCAATGAATCTGCTGAACCGATTGTTGCTACCGGTGCTGTTATGGCATCAGTGCCAATGGTTGATTCTATTGACTTATCTCTTCTCAGGGAAGGAGACGAATGCATTGTCGATGGATCATCAGGGACGATAGAACTTCCTGATGTTAAA from Candidatus Methanomassiliicoccus intestinalis Issoire-Mx1 encodes:
- a CDS encoding aminopeptidase; this translates as MSEKTPGQLLTEKLLMKPENIGQRSAEEIEKANKFCEGYKEFLRNKTEREVVDYTIELLKQNGYTEFKRGVKYSPGDKVYKTNRGKALIMVTIGKKDISEGLRIGVSHIDSPRLDFKPNPLFEDTEMAYFKTHYYGGIKKYQWFAIPLSIRGTVILKDGTAVKVRIGDEPEDPIFCVTDLLPHLDKAQVKKPVAEAFSGEALNLLIGCQPFQDEEVSEKVKLNIANILFEKYGITESDFNSAELCAVPAFEPKDLGFDRAMIGAYGHDDRVCSYTALMAEIDTKAPEHTTVTVFADKEETGSDGNTGMNSYFLKDFLEDLVSSYGAEVRHILEKSKCLSCDVSAAVDPAFAEVFERRNASYINHGAVVEKYGGGGGKYNTNDASAEMMGFIRTLLNNAGIAWQTGELGRIDIGGGGTVAKYVSTHNVDTVDLGVPVLSMHAPFEVVSKLDVYMTYLAVAEFYK
- a CDS encoding TetR/AcrR family transcriptional regulator, coding for MSAERKAELINAAEELFNEKGFENTSVDDIIKRVGVAKGLFYYYFSSKEDLIDILTQRMLNEIESSVVAVLEMKNLSATDRFIGLLKSQKDVCLRSEIVIKYFSVSRNKSLHLELERLAHEILVPAFEEIIKQGIEEGTFDTKYPFETSHMLNMMIQSAMYNMRNDPRIEVIERTLEVVQYMTEKLLGMDAGTFQAYNTFIRTAYPDLDIILSKKKKM
- a CDS encoding DUF6015 family protein, with protein sequence MYEPVTYEELRIAIERKSKIDAETSGQLAERVLNYFGYNSEMIDNALTPEDRGMFYFLEEFQIISSRYEEETLFTGRPWRVFYWTLDKDKILKIIGAPVEKADSEYGVYEGLPDNVWVRQSA
- a CDS encoding DUF6198 family protein; amino-acid sequence: MLFPCELALIVGLVCASIAVCLLLKSGLGVSVISSVALSLYYSAPALSFGTWNIIFQIGVLLLLIIILKKVKLSYIVSLGVGVVFGILLDVVKPIIFSLPDDTWLVPVYVIASMLIISFGITCFMKCQMPLMPCDIFVRNIVLERHLPLGRIKTIFDVSCLTFAIAVSLIFAGAIRDIGIGTVISAVFTGTLVALISKAVSKVFDFRPVTGIAKRSLNGSLDATTDPHVNPEQIATVLNVKNNE
- a CDS encoding universal stress protein; the encoded protein is MSLYKKILIATDGSDYTKKAVEHGLELAKAFGAEVTAMNIMDLGSITSSSQGYGLPDINAYMQKSSDEALQYVLEKGKEMGLTVKLVSKMGSPANDIVEASKNYDLIVMGTIGRTGVSKLLLGSVAEKVVRFAECPVLVIRNHPPKKE
- a CDS encoding aconitase X, whose product is MFLTRDEEQILAGEFGEGKKKAMELLVALGDIYKAEKLIPITSAHLSGVSYKTIGEGGISFLEEMSKDSKVCVPTTLNPPGMDREKWKGMGISEHFADRQHKIISCYEKLGVTSNCSCTPYLDINIPKIGEHVSWAESSALSYVNSVIGAKTNREGGPGALAAAILGKTPEYGLHLSENRNPSILIDVKASDINYSVLGQAVGQLGGGRIPYFKGIKPTNDQLKTLAAAMAAAGSVALFYVDGVTPVPADISETEKISIDDKDLQTVRDKMSSGDDPELIALGCPHLSCEEIHSLASKLKGKSKKGDTEVWFCTSRCTAAKCKKDLDVLSKFGNVICDTCMIVTPIEERFKCTAVDSGKACNYLPTLCSQKVVFRDTDDLLEMIQ